A stretch of the Acyrthosiphon pisum isolate AL4f chromosome A2, pea_aphid_22Mar2018_4r6ur, whole genome shotgun sequence genome encodes the following:
- the LOC100161437 gene encoding E3 ubiquitin-protein ligase MARCH6, with amino-acid sequence MDNMDDPSQGADICRVCRSEGMPERPLFHPCICTGSIKYIHQECLVQWMRYSRKEYCELCSYRFSFTPIYAPDMPRRLPIKDVAAGITSSVLTGIKYWLHFTLVGLAWLCVVPFTACRIYRSLFNGSFDAVMSLPLDMWSSKNISGDIFHGCFVVTCTLFAFIGLIWLREQILHGGGPDWLERDEPNNQQQLNVLLPPIPEENLVEEIEGELRQENGNQVDEGHWNPIDWGDRAAEDLTWERLLGLDGSLVFLEHVFWVVSMNALFILVFAFCPYQMGNLAITAMALQDKVAASHFEGLVTTLCGYCLIGMCLLIMHTFATIIGFRRSKRIIGLSYIVVKVSLLSVVEIGVLPLVCGWWLDICSLSMFDTSFKDRLASFRLAPGTSMFIHWLVGMVYVYYFASFVLLLREVVRPGVLWFLRNLNDPDFSPIQELIQQGMLQHGRRLIASAMIFGTAVFLVVWLPIRILKFIWPTFLPYNVTLHSDSVNELSMELLLLQVVLPALLEQTHTRNWLKMGIRFWCLVVSHLLGIKSYLLGDGEELPPVVAPIHPPAADLGAAHEGLLRRGGPVGFRPYTRPTNFAIRLIALLVLVALSVVVISLSIITIPVWLGRLAMSFWPALLPSTPEPSQLPNIHELYTAACGTYICWLSVRAVCFIAGWLPEGRTVVINRLKFWLKISSKAMVAFIVLLGIIPFLFGLLLELVMVVPFRVPLHQTPVLWAWQDWALGVLYMKIACAITLMGPDWSLRRAIERTYRDGFMRLDLKLMMQDLAIPVIAVLSLFLAVPYVIAYSVIPLIVKNHGTRLLIARRIYPTLMLTMAIVKGMMMQVRQFKRLYEHIKNDKYLVGRRLVNYNHTTAVSGQN; translated from the exons ATGGACAATATGGACGACCCTTCTCAAGGAGCGGACATATGCAGGGTGTGCCGATCGGAAGGCATGCCAGAACGGCCATTGTTTCATCCTTGCATATGTACAGGCAGCATTAAGTATATTCATCAAGAGTGCTTGGTACAATGGATGCGTTACAGTCGTAAAGAGTATTGTGAGCTTTGTAGCTATCGATTTTCATTCACCCCCATCTATGCCCCAGACATGCCTCGACGATTACCTATTAAAGATGTCGCTGCTGGTATCACTTCAAGTGTTTTAACtggaataaaatattggttGCATTTTACTTTGGTTGGACTGGCTTGGCTATGCGTTGTACCTTTTACAGCATGTAGGATTTACCGAAGCCTGTTTAATGGTTCTTTTGATGCT gtgatGTCATTGCCTCTTGATATGTGGTCATCAAAGAACATTTCTGGGGATATATTTCATGGCTGTTTTGTTGTAACTTGCACATTGTTTGCATTTATTGGATTAATTTGGCTACGTGAACAAATATTACATGGTGGTGGTCCAGATTGGTTAGAAAGAGATGAACCTAATAACCAACAACAGCTTAATGTACTGTTACCTCCCATTCCTGAAGAAAATCTTGTAGAAGAG ATTGAAGGAGAACTTCGTCAAGAAAATGGAAATCAAGTAGATGAAGGACATTGGAATCCAATAGATTGGGGAGATCGGGCTGCTGAAGATTTGACTTGGGAACGCCTTTTAGGATTAGATGGCTCATTGGTGTTTTTAGAACATGTGTTTTGGGTGGTCTCTATGaatgcattatttatattgGTGTTTGCATTTTGTCCATACCAAATGGGTAATCTGGCAATTACTGCGATGGCTTTACAAGATAAGGTAGCTGCTTCACATTTTGAAGGTTTGGTCACCACACTTTGCGGATACTGTCTCATTGGTATGTGTTTGTTGATCATGCACACCTTTGCGACTATTATAGGATTTAGACGATCCAAACGTATAATTGGACTTAGCTATATTGTTGTAAAA gtatCCTTGTTATCAGTTGTTGAAATTGGTGTACTGCCTTTAGTATGCGGCTGGTGGTTGGACATATGTTCGTTGTCAATGTTTGACACGAGTTTCAAAGATAGGCTAGCAAGTTTCCGTTTGGCTCCTGGTACCTCCATGTTCATCCATTGGCTGGTTGGAATGgtgtatgtgtattattttgcTTCATTTGTACTACTCCTTCGAGAAGTTGTCCGACCTGGTGTATTATGGTTCTTGCGAAATCTAAACGATCCAGATTTTAGTCCTATTCAA gaactAATACAACAAGGCATGTTGCAACATGGGCGAAGACTCATTGCTTCAGCTATGATATTTGGTACAGCTGTATTTCTTGTTGTATGGCTGCCAATACGAATTCTGAAATTTATTTGGCCAACATTTTTGCCATATAATGTAACTTTACACAGCGATTCTGTTAATGAATTGTCCATGGAGCTATTACTTCTCCAGGTTGTATTACCAGCCCTACTGGAACAAACACACACTCGCAACTGGCTGAAAATGGGCATTCGTTTCTGGTGTCTTGTTGTCTCACATTTGCTTGGAATAAAGTCATATCTACTTGGTGATGGGGAAGAACTACCTCCCGTTGTGGCGCCCATACATCCACCTGCAGCTGATTTGGGAGCAGCTCACGAGGGGTTGTTAAGACGTGGTGGACCTGTAGGTTTTCGACCTTACACTCGACCCACTAATTTTGCTATACGTCTGATCGCCTTACTCGTCCTAGTAGCTCTATCTGTAGTCGTAATTAGTTTGTCAATCATCACAATACCTGTATGGTTGGGTCGTTTAGCCATGTCATTTTGGCCAGCATTACTACCATCTACCCCAGAACCATCTCAGTTGCCCAACATACATGAATTATATACTGCAGCGTGTGGCACATATATATGTTGGTTATCAGTACGTGCTGTTTGTTTTATTGCGGGATGGCTGCCAGAAGGACGTACTGTTGTCATCAATCGATTAAAGTTTTGGCTAAAAATTAGTTCAAAAGCAATGGTCGCTTTTATCGTGCTACTCGGTATAATACCGTTTTTATTTGGTCTACTCTTGGAGCTCGTTATGGTAGTACCGTTCCGAGTGCCTTTACACCAGACACCTGTACTCTGGGCATGGCAAGACTGGGCACTGGGAgttttatatatgaaaattgCGTGCGCCATAACCCTTATGGGACCCGATTGGTCTCTAAGGCGAGCCATTGAACGTACATACAGAGACGGCTTCATGCGTTTGGATCTCAAGTTAATGATGCAAGACCTAGCTATACCCGTAATTGCCGTTCTCAGTTTGTTCCTAGCTGTACCGTATGTGATTGCATACTCTGTAATACCACTAATCGTCAAAAACCACGGCACACGACTACTGATCGCTAGGAGAATATATCCAACACTTATGCTCACTATGGCCATTGTTAAGGGGATGATGATGCAAGTGCGTCAATTCAAAAGACTCTACGAAcacattaaaaatgataaatatttagtggGTAGAAGACTTGTAAATTATAACCATACAACTGCGGTTTCGGGTCAAAATTag
- the LOC100163488 gene encoding DIS3-like exonuclease 2 has translation MDFLENLSRQLEDIRLDGTNVRAEFPCPRSVLRYLNDQESMNDPNNLTNASNLENGIDNEDTPENQSRIRTRKRLQRRQKQKIKSLYEKHNINPNEQNRSTTNTTEPLSNQKDFYLDYMQLDDVKKGLESGDLFEGNIRISQKCPTEAYVPSPDKSKDILINGIRSRNRALDGDKVVVKILDKSNWRNPDTEDCQRTGLVVYVTSSKENRIVVGSLIVDRGVIHRYSTLIPRDCRIPRLLVDTSIWPFPIELRDGTKESKELFYAVFSRWDNYKTPFGVLKGVLGESGKINAETEGILIAHDIQEHPYPENIDKYFPPPFSVEEELKHRKDFRKNCIFSIDPPTAKDLDDALSCVPLPNGNFEIGIHISDVSYFVKQGTPLDEIAEKLATSVYLIQKVYHMLPPALTMMASLLPGTDKLAVSITLEMTPDASVISHSFSQSIIHSCAQLHYAHAQIFLENPDKKDWDESEFPTVYNGYTVSDCATAVSHLHKLAALMRERRFGSGALAINQPKLSFEIDRATCEPLSYSLYILHESNWLIEEFMLLANTMVAEHLKTHFPTTAMLRNHHAPDVAPMEKVVKLLKTHDIDIDFTSAGSIHKSKAVYCQGENSKNSHWDIIINNILSKPMVRAEYCVIDPDRIMSHFALNVPYYTHFTSPIRRYPDIVVHRMLISWLTNKPIKEYEDPKIIDKIAINSNDKKNNAKKASEASADIYAACLIGKLGGLKVDAAIMEVKENYFEATVLSMNMNVRVYVNISHNNPDLLHKVCKFLIFDNKPTLVVWWDNKGENKQTLQLFDKVKLKLLKRENCLKLRAILIRDE, from the exons ATGGACTTTTTGGAAAATCTGTCGCGCCAACTGGAGGACATCCGGCTTGATGGAACAAACGTGAGAGCGGAATTCCCCTGTCCACGATCAGTCTTGCGATATCTCAACGACCAAGAATCTAtgaa TGATcccaataatttaacaaatgcATCAAACTTAGAAAATGGTATAGATAATGAAGATACACCTGAAAATCAATCCAGAATACGGACAAGGAAACGTTTACAAAGGAGACAGAAACAAAAGATAAAATCTTTATatgagaaacataatattaatcccAATGAACAAAATCGATCAACTACAAATACTACAga GCCATTATCGAATCAGAAAGATTTTTATCTTGATTATATGCAGTTGGATGATGTGAAAAAAGGTTTAGAAAGTGGTGACCTTTTTGAAGGAAATATACGTATTAGTCAAAAATGTCCCACAGAAGCATATGTTCCTTCACCG gataaATCAAAGGATATATTGATAAACGGTATTAGATCACGGAATAGAGCTCTAGATGGTGATAAAGTTGTCGTAAAAATACTGGACAAATCTAACTGGAGG AACCCAGATACAGAAGATTGTCAACGAACTGGCTTGGTGGTTTACGTAACAAGTTCTAAAGAGAATCGTATCGTAGTAGGATCCCTGATAGTTGATAGAGGTGTTATTCATCGATATAGCACATTAATTCCCAGAGACTGTCGAATTCCCAGATTACTTGTGGACACTTCAATTTGGCCGTTCCCTATTGAATTGAGGGATGGGACCAAAGAATCAAAAGAATTGTTTTATGCTGTTTTTTCACGCTGGGATAATTACAAGACTCCCtttgg AGTATTGAAGGGAGTTTTGGGGGAATCAGGAAAAATAAATGCAGAAACTGAAGGTATACTGATTGCTCATGACATACAGGAACATCCATACCCagaaaatatagataaatattttccgCCACCGTTTTCTGTAGAAGAAGAACTGAAACACAGGAAAGATTTCAG aaaaaattgcattttctCCATTGATCCTCCTACCGCCAAAGATCTAGACGATGCGCTTTCTTGTGTACCACTGCCAAACGGTAATTTTGAAATTGGTATTCACATATCTGATGTCTCATATTTTGTCAAGCAAGGTACACCATTAGATGAAATTGCAGAAAAATTGGCCACTagtgtttatttaatacaaaaa gtGTATCACATGCTACCTCCAGCTTTGACAATGATGGCGTCATTACTACCAGGAACCGATAAACTAGCTGTCTCTATCACTTTGGAAATGACACCCGATGCTAGTGTGATTAGTCACTCTTTTAGTCAATCTATTATTCATTCTTGCGCTCAATTGCATTACGCACATGCTcaa ATATTCTTAGAAAATCCTGATAAAAAAGATTGGGATGAATCTGAGTTTCCTACTGTGTATAATGGTTATACAGTCAGTGACTGTGCAACAGCTGTTAGCCATTTACATAAACTTGCGGCACTGATGCGAGAGAGACGTTTTGGCTCTGGTGCGCTGGCGATCAACCAACCGAAGTTGTCTTTTGAAATAGACAGAGCTACATGCGAGCCACTGTCGTATTCGTTGTATATACTCCACGAGAGTAATTG GTTAATAGAAGAATTTATGCTTCTTGCCAATACAATGGTCGCTGAACATTTAAAAACTCACTTCCCTACTACAGCAATGCTCAGAAATCATCACGCACCAGATGTTGCTCCTATGGAAAAAGTAGTGAAACTATTGAAAACACATGACATTGATATTGATTTTACTTCAGCTGGATCTATTCATAAGTCTAAAGCTGTCTATTGTCAAGGTGAAAATTCAAAGAATTCTCAttgggatattattattaacaatattctaTCAAAACCGATGGTT CGTGCCGAATACTGTGTTATTGATCCAGACAGAATCATGTCTCATTTTGCACTCAACgtaccatattatacacattttacctCTCCCATTCGTAGATATCCAGACATAGTCGTGCACCGTATGCTCATATCTTGGTTAACAAACAAGCCAATCAAGGAATACGAAGACCCAAAAATCATTGACAA gATAGCCATCAATAGCAATGACAAAAAGAATAACGCAAAGAAAGCGTCAGAAGCTAGTGCCGATATTTATGCTGCGTGTTTGATCGGTAAACTCGGAGGCCTAAAGGTGGATGCGGCCATAATGGAAGTAAAAGAAAACTATTTTGAAGCCACAGTCCTCTCAATGAACATGAATGTTAGAGTTTATGTGAATATT TCTCACAACAACCCAGACTTGCTACATAAAGTCTGTAAGTTCTTAATCTTTGACAATAAACCCACGTTAGTTGTTTGGTGGGATAACAAAGGTGAAAACAAGCAAACCCTTCAACTCTTTGACAAAGTGAAATTGAAGCTCTTGAAAAgagaaaattgtttgaaattaagAGCCATTTTGATCAGAGACGAATAG